The genomic segment ACAAAAATTTTTGCTTTTAATATATATATCTATATCACTCCAATAATTAGAGTGATAAATTTTAGCGCACCATTCTTTGAGGGCGCGCTCTCAATAAGATTAACTCAATACATTATAATTAACATAAAAACATATGAAAATAAAGCCAATTTTAGATCACATATTAATAGAACCACTTAAAGAAGAAGAAAAAACAAAATCAGGTATATTAATTCCAGACACTGCTGAAAAAGAAAGGCCAGAACAAGGAAAAGTTTTGGCAGTTGGTCCTGGTAAAATTGGGAAAGATGGAAAACCAGTACCTTTGAGTGTAAAAGAAGGCGATAAAGTTATCTTTTCAAAATATGGTCCAACTGAAATAAAAATAGGGGATAAAGAATATCTAATAGCAAAAGAGGATGATATTTTGGCAATAATAGAAGATTAATTTAACCTAATTTTCTCTATAATTACAATTAAATTTTAAAACTATGGCAAAACAAATATTATACGGAG from the bacterium HR34 genome contains:
- the groS gene encoding 10 kDa chaperonin, which produces MKIKPILDHILIEPLKEEEKTKSGILIPDTAEKERPEQGKVLAVGPGKIGKDGKPVPLSVKEGDKVIFSKYGPTEIKIGDKEYLIAKEDDILAIIED